The Chthoniobacterales bacterium genome contains the following window.
ATGCGACCCACGATCACAAACCGGTCCGAGCACTTTGGGAAGACGCGCTCGAGAAAACAACGGCGGAGACCGAGCAGGCCCGGAACGATCTGGCGAAGATCGCGCATTTTGCCGGCATCTCTCCGCCCCAGCCCGGGCAGGATTACGATCGCGACTTTTACGGGCCGATCATGGAAGCGCTTTTCCGCTGCGAATCCTGGATCGCGCTGGTCATGATCACCGACCTGATGGCGCGCAAGGATCGGTTCAACGTGCCGGGAACGGCGGCGAGTAGCAACTGGAGCCGGCGAATGGTGAAGACGATCGCAGGCTTGAAACAAAGCAGGCGAGTCCGGCAGCGGATGCAGATCATTCGGGAACTGCTGGAGAAGGCAGGCAGAATCAGTTGACTCGCGAAAGCGTTCGGAGTTGAGAGTTGAAAGTTGAGAGTTGAGAGTCCGGAACAGCTGCTCTCAACTATCCACTCTCAACTTCCATGAAATCACCCATTAAAGTCGCGATCACCGGCGCGGCCGGACAAATCGGTTACGCTCTTGTTTTTCGCGTTGCTTCCGGCGCGATGTTTGGCCCGGACCAGCCGGTCGCGCTGCACATGATCGAAATCCCGCAGGGCTTCGAAGCGCTCAAGGGCGTGGTGATGGAGCTGGATGATTGCGCGTTCCCCCTGCTCAAGGGAATGGTGGCCACGACCGATCTCGACGAGGGCTTTCGGGATGTGAACTGGGCGCTGCTTGTCGGGAGCGTCCCCCGCAAAGCCGGGATGGAGCGGAAAGATCTGCTCGGGATCAATGGCAAGATTTTTACCGGCCAGGGCCAGGCGATTGCGAAAAACGCGGCCAAAGACGTGCGCGTGCTGGTGATCGGAAATCCGTGCAACACGAATTGCCTGATCGCGATGAACAACGCCAAATCCGTCCCGCGCGACCGCTGGTTTGCCATGACGCGGCTCGACGAAAACCGGGCCAAAGCGCAGCTCGCGCAGAAGGCCGGCGTGGACGTCACCGAGGTCAGCAACATGACCATCTGGGGAAATCATTCCGCCACGCAGTATCCGGATTTCTACAACGCGAAGATCAACGGCAAGTCCGCGGCCGAAGCAATCGGCGATGAGACGTGGTTGAAGGAGACGTTTATCCCAGCAGTGCAACAGCGCGGCGCGGCGATCATCAAAGCGCGGGGCTCCTCGTCCGCCGGATCAGCGGCAAACGCGATCGTGGACACGGTGCGCTCGCTCACGACCGATACGGCGGCGAACGACTGGAACAGCGTCGCGGTTTGTTCCGATGGCAGTTACGGCGTGGAGGAAGGGCTGATCTGCTCGTTCCCGGTGCGGTCCAGTGGCGGAAAATGGGAGATCGTGAAAGACGTACCGCAGAATGAATTCAGCAAATTGAAATTTGACGCATCCGTGGCCGAGTTGAAGGAAGAGAAGTCGATGGTGAGCGATTTACTCGGCTGAGTCGTAGCCGGAATCATGATCCCGGCCCGGAAACAGCGGGTATCAGATGTCAGGAGTCGATGCAGACGCAGGATGATTTCATTTTTCATCTGGACACGCCGCGTGAGCAGTTTGACGCCGGGCGAATGGCCTTGCGCGGGTGGATCGTGGCCCAACAAGAATTAGGGGACATCCGGCTGCACGGGAAGGTAGAGCGGACCCTGGCGTTGGAAGAGCGACCGGACGTGCGCCGGGCGTTTCCAAACTATTCTTTCACGCAGGGCTTTCATGATGCGGTCGAGCCGCCTGACTTCCGGGAAGGCGCGCTCCATTTCTCGTTCGTCGCCGGCGGGAAACTACGCAGCACGATAAAGGCTCTCCCAGCGCCACCTCCGAGGCCCGCGGGGCTGGCTCGCGTTTGGTTGAAACTTCGGCGCTTCATCGCGGGACAACGCTGCCATTTTGCTCGCGATTCCTCATCACGCTGGAACGCCGCGCTCTCCGCTTTCCTTCTCGATGTCCAGATCGCGCGCGGGACGGATTTTCGCCGGGACGAAACGGATCGATTACTCGCGCTCTTTGCCGATATTTTTCCGGAAGCATTCGTCGTGCAGATCGGCGCGAACGATGGCAGGTCAGGCGATCCGCTCCTGGAAGCGTTTTCAAGAACGCGCTGGTCCGGGTTGCTGGTGGAACCCGTCCCCCACCTTTACGAGAGGTTGGTGGCACGTTATGGCGATCGGCCCGGGGTGCGGCTGGAACGCGCCGCGG
Protein-coding sequences here:
- a CDS encoding malate dehydrogenase, producing MKSPIKVAITGAAGQIGYALVFRVASGAMFGPDQPVALHMIEIPQGFEALKGVVMELDDCAFPLLKGMVATTDLDEGFRDVNWALLVGSVPRKAGMERKDLLGINGKIFTGQGQAIAKNAAKDVRVLVIGNPCNTNCLIAMNNAKSVPRDRWFAMTRLDENRAKAQLAQKAGVDVTEVSNMTIWGNHSATQYPDFYNAKINGKSAAEAIGDETWLKETFIPAVQQRGAAIIKARGSSSAGSAANAIVDTVRSLTTDTAANDWNSVAVCSDGSYGVEEGLICSFPVRSSGGKWEIVKDVPQNEFSKLKFDASVAELKEEKSMVSDLLG
- a CDS encoding FkbM family methyltransferase codes for the protein MQTQDDFIFHLDTPREQFDAGRMALRGWIVAQQELGDIRLHGKVERTLALEERPDVRRAFPNYSFTQGFHDAVEPPDFREGALHFSFVAGGKLRSTIKALPAPPPRPAGLARVWLKLRRFIAGQRCHFARDSSSRWNAALSAFLLDVQIARGTDFRRDETDRLLALFADIFPEAFVVQIGANDGRSGDPLLEAFSRTRWSGLLVEPVPHLYERLVARYGDRPGVRLERAAVSTLDGEAPLYRLRSVPGETPEWFDQLGTLNREVLLKHRSSVPEIDSLLIEERVPTVRLETLLARHNVSRLDLLVIDTEGHDYEILSALDFSCFRPVMLMYEHQHLSASDKQAAGQLLETHGYRRQETPEGDTIAWRKL